In Leguminivora glycinivorella isolate SPB_JAAS2020 chromosome 19, LegGlyc_1.1, whole genome shotgun sequence, a single genomic region encodes these proteins:
- the LOC125236669 gene encoding protein unc-119 homolog: MSLVGKKCESISLLESNTEDVIPSDITPEDVLRLDRITDTYLCSPEANVYDIDFTRFKIRDLESGTVLFEIAKPPTDFGVDSEGAEDAPEEPLDPNAGRFVRYQFTPQFLKLKTVGATVEFTVGSRPVNHFRMIEKHFFRDTLLKTFDFEFGFCIPFSRNTCEHIYEFPTLPPDLVEEMIAAPFETCSDSFYFVDNQLVMHNKADYAYNGGINN; the protein is encoded by the exons ATGAGTTTAGTAGGGAAAAAGTGCGAATCAATATCCCTATTGGAATCGAATACAGAAGACGTAATACCAAGTGATATTACTCCTGAAGATGTTTTGAGGCTGGATAGAATCACTGACACATATCTGTGCAGCCCTGAGGCTAACGTTTACGATATAGATTTCACGAGATTCAAGATCCGGGATCTAGAAAGTGGGACAGTGTTGTTCGAGATAGCGAAACCGCCAACAGACTTCGGTGTGGATAGCGAAGGCGCTGAGGACGCTCCTGAGGAGCCTTTGGATCCGAACGCGGGCAGATTTGTACGATATCAGTTCACTCCTCAGTTTTTAAAGTTGAAGACTGTTGGGGCTAC CGTGGAGTTTACAGTTGGATCTCGTCCTGTTAACCACTTCAGAATGATTGAGAAGCACTTCTTCAGAGACACCCTGCTGAAGACCTTTGACTTTGAGTTTGGCTTCTGCATTCCATTCTCAAGGAACACCTGTGAACACATATATGAGTTTCCTACACTGCCACCAGATCTAG TTGAAGAGATGATTGCAGCACCATTTGAGACATGCTCGGACAGCTTCTACTTTGTAGACAACCAGCTTGTCATGCATAACAAGGCTGATTATGCCTACAATGGAGGTATCAATAATTAA